A single genomic interval of Littorina saxatilis isolate snail1 linkage group LG17, US_GU_Lsax_2.0, whole genome shotgun sequence harbors:
- the LOC138952256 gene encoding uncharacterized protein, which yields MLQRQPALTSESIENMEAQSKQSTHQHTSSFVTQIEPEIGTVKTEGRNSILEVTQKAGKKREGLRRPSVHSHHDVAVKHSSTLERTPKLLEPSNTRELPKQPSDANQKTLQNRLGAVLIHHQNTLPTEKLLKSTEPLSTSELPKTPQPGSDVQHNQGLLSRQDTILKHQQSTLPTVEVRGNSVEYYYQGVPGHSKSFKPDIKTRALLRKTSQITSTLRYLQVRQDSRSSPNSSQDKEDGEGEEEEEEHEDDSHDDDNVHKSDRDEMRKEEFENILKGWSKVATKRQKKIKDVRRKAKMRSVLMMKSAMKKREHSVVPDPEDRSLSGWQLLRLYRIWSNATTRPVWATGEYQRRRQQDGEDYRIRQGQGQGPSKPTDLQTTVLQAMSAGTVTKQAGVNNPETSVGIATKKWARSSKSVVTSDQLSSLTSKTTPTSHGHISHQVSSLSDKNNSLTSRHFSKVANTLSTHSNKTRGQFKGSGRLVANVTTLRGSTPFSPGRKEEVGREMHMSVGNMVLSTGLTGTVAKSRRRPDFFVKTDDSY from the coding sequence ATGCTGCAAAGACAGCCTGCCCTGACCTCTGAGTCCATAGAGAATATGGAGGCTCAGAGCAAACAATCAACCCATCAGCACACGAGTTCTTTTGTAACACAAATCGAGCCTGAAATAGGAACGGTAAAGACTGAAGGACGGAACAGTATTCTAGAAGTTACACAGAAGGCTGGTAAAAAACGAGAAGGTTTACGACGCCCTTCGGTTCACAGTCATCACGATGTCGCCGTAAAACACTCGAGCACCTTAGAGAGGACACCCAAATTACTTGAACCAAGCAATACTAGAGAACTCCCAAAGCAACCCAGCGATGCCAACCAAAAAACTCTGCAGAACAGACTGGGAGCAGTTCTAATACATCACCAAAACACACTGCCCACAGAGAAGCTCCTCAAATCAACAGAACCCCTCAGCACCAGCGAACTCCCAAAGACACCTCAGCCAGGCAGCGATGTCCAGCATAACCAAGGTCTTCTCAGCAGACAAGACACCATCCTCAAACACCAGCAGAGCACGCTACCCACAGTGGAGGTCCGCGGTAACAGCGTGGAGTACTACTACCAGGGTGTACCAGGTCACTCCAAGAGCTTCAAACCCGACATCAAAACGCGAGCCCTGCTGCGAAAGACCAGTCAGATAACCAGCACTCTCAGATACCTTCAGGTTCGACAGGACAGTCGCTCGTCTCCAAACTCCTCTCAGGACAAAGaagatggggagggggaggaggaggaggaggaacacGAGGACGATTCCCACGACGACGATAATGTTCACAAAAGTGACCGGGATGAGATGAGAAAGGAAGAGTTTGAAAACATACTGAAAGGCTGGTCAAAGGTAGCGACGAAGAGGCAGAAGAAAATCAAAGACGTCCGACGGAAGGCGAAGATGAGGTCCGTCTTGATGATGAAGAGCGCTATGAAGAAGAGAGAGCACAGTGTAGTGCCGGACCCCGAAGACCGTTCCCTGTCCGGCTGGCAGCTGCTGAGGTTGTACCGCATCTGGAGCAACGCCACAACCAGGCCTGTGTGGGCCACCGGCGAGTACCAGCGTCGGAGACAGCAAGATGGCGAAGACTACCGCATccgccaaggtcaaggtcaaggtcctTCCAAGCCCACGGACCTTCAGACCACCGTCCTGCAAGCCATGAGCGCCGGAACAGTCACGAAACAAGCAGGGGTGAATAATCCCGAAACCAGCGTGGGCATAGCCACGAAAAAGTGGGCCAGGTCGTCCAAGTCGGTCGTGACCTCAGATCAGCTGTCGTCCTTGACCTCAAAAACAACCCCGACGTCTCACGGTCACATTTCTCACCAAGTCTCTTCCCTTTCTGACAAGAACAACTCACTTACATCTCGACATTTCTCCAAGGTCGCAAACACTTTGTCAACCCATAGCAACAAGACCAGGGGTCAGTTCAAGGGCAGCGGTCGTCTGGTCGCCAACGTTACGACCTTGAGAGGGAGCACACCGTTCAGTCCAGGCAGGAAGGAGGAGGTGGGACGAGAGATGCATATGTCGGTGGGGAACATGGTTCTGTCCACGGGCCTGACCGGTACTGTGGCCAAATCAAGGAGACGGCCTGATTTCTTCGTCAAAACTGATGACTCCTACTAG